The genomic region GGTCGGCGAGCTCGGCCTGTGCGGTGTCTCCGCCGCGATCGCCAACGCCATCTATAACGCGACCGGTGTCAGGGTCCGGCACTATCCGATCACGATTGACAAACTGATCGGCGGCCTTCCAGACATCGCTTAGCGCTTCGGGCGGTGGTTGCGATCGCAACCGCCGCCAGGCAGCACGGAACCGCGTTGCACGAGGTCTTGAGCCCCGTATCCCAACCGACGCTCACCAGGGCACTCTTCACAGACGACCTTGCCGAGATCCTCGGCATCGCCGCGGTTACGGGAGCCTTTGGCGCGACCCGAATTCAGCCGCTGCCTAGAGGCTCTTTGAGTCAGAGGAGTGACCATCGGTTGAACATGAGCTCACCGGCTTGCGGTGTTGTCGGATTCCGAGAGCAATCTCACCACTTCTGTGATGAGTTGCAAACGGCCACGCTCGGAACGATCGAGGTGGACATAATGCGTGGCGCCCCGAATCGTTACGCTACGGACACGGGCAGCATTGACGAGGTGACCTTCAAGCGTCGTTACGTCATCAGGACGGCTCCAGAAATCGTTCTCAGAACGGATGACCAGCACGCGTGCGGTAATTGATGCAGCGTCCCAAAGCTGCCTGCCGGAAGCAAGATAGAAGCTGTCTTCCATTGCCCCGGAAGGGGAGCGGAATGCAGCTGGCTTCCGATCGCCAGATGTCGAATCGGACGCCAGCGCCTCCTTTTGGTAGGCTTCGACCACTGCCGGATCACGCCAGCTTTCCTTGGCGTCGACAGGAATGGATTTGTCCCAGGAGGGCATGAGGGAAGCAGCCGTGTTCAACCGATAGGCCCCGAACTTCGCTATGTTGAAGCGGCGGCGATCATTCGGGTCGGCGGTCTCGCTGTCCGATCCAAGTGTCGGATGTCCAGAGGTTGCGCCGTAAAGTGAGTTATAGACGACCAGGTGGCTGACCTTTTCCGGGAAAAGCGATGCGTACATGCCTGCCCAATGCCCGCCGGTGGCCCAGCCGAGCAACCCGACTTGCCGGCTGTCAGTCCTATCCCGGATCGCCTCGACCGCAGCATCGATGTCGCGTGCGACTTCGTTGGAATGGGTCAGCGGCCGGCCTTCCGGTGGACCATCCTGTCCGGGACGGTCCGATCTGCCGTAACCACGGGCGTCCACGATGAACACCCGGTATCCTCTCGTTGCCAAGTCCGCAGCCAGTGATCCTCCTTCGACCGGCAAATCGAAGGAGGCGATACCCGGCACCCGTGCTCCATGGACAAGGATGATGGGAGGCCCTTTGCGTTCTGGCCCTGTCTTCCGGACCTCCCGGATAGCCAGTTCGATATCAGGCGCAGCATTTACCCGGAAATCCTTGCGTTCGACTTCCGCGAATGTAGGCGCAGCACCGAAGGTCGTCGCGATGGCAGCACAATAGATAGCAAGTTTTTGCATGGTCACTCCTTCGAAAGGGTTGCTCGCTCACAGGATGGGCTCGACTGGATAGATCGTAGATCGTTGTTGCCGGCGAATTTTTCCAATATCAAAACAGTGTTTATTGAGATGCTTCTGATATGATGATGAGCTTGCTCCATATGCGGCATTTCATTGCCGTTGCCGAAGAATTGCATTTCGGACGCGCCGCTGCCCGGCTCGGCATGGCGCAACCGCCGCTTAGCCAATCGATCAAGAGGCTCGAGGAGCGTTTGGGATTTCCGCTATTCGAGC from Rhizobium gallicum bv. gallicum R602sp harbors:
- a CDS encoding alpha/beta hydrolase is translated as MQKLAIYCAAIATTFGAAPTFAEVERKDFRVNAAPDIELAIREVRKTGPERKGPPIILVHGARVPGIASFDLPVEGGSLAADLATRGYRVFIVDARGYGRSDRPGQDGPPEGRPLTHSNEVARDIDAAVEAIRDRTDSRQVGLLGWATGGHWAGMYASLFPEKVSHLVVYNSLYGATSGHPTLGSDSETADPNDRRRFNIAKFGAYRLNTAASLMPSWDKSIPVDAKESWRDPAVVEAYQKEALASDSTSGDRKPAAFRSPSGAMEDSFYLASGRQLWDAASITARVLVIRSENDFWSRPDDVTTLEGHLVNAARVRSVTIRGATHYVHLDRSERGRLQLITEVVRLLSESDNTASR